The stretch of DNA TTACGCCGATTTGTAAGCGCTGGTAGCGAACCATACGGCTTAGTATGACAAATTGGATAGCTGCAGCTATACCCAGAAAAATGGCAGGCATATAGCGTGATGATGCCTTCAGACCGTCCAGCTCCGCCTCCAGCATGGCGTTGCTGAGCTGTTGTTTGCGGGGATAACTGCCCAGATTGCCATATGGCTCCAGTATGTCTTCAACCTGTCCGGCCACCCGGTCGGCGTCGGCACCCGGAACCAGAGATATAAGCACCTGGTTTATCTGACCCGGCAGGTTCAATATTTGCTGCGCCCTTTCCCGGGACATCATAATTACACCGAAAGTCCTGGGATCGGGCAGCAGAGTGCCGGCGTCTTTCATTAGATAAATAAATTCAGGCCCGGTAGCGGTGCCCACCACAGTTAAAGGCACGGTCTTTCCCTCGGCCACTATGTTGACGGTATCACCATATTCCAGCAGGTTACCTTCAGCATACTGGGGATCCACCAGTATTTCGATATCCCCGGTGCGGATATGCTCCCCGGGCTGTGTAACCACCGCATCTGCAGCAAAAAAACGGCCGGTGAGCAGTTGCAGGCTGTTAATTTCGTATTCCACGGGCAGTGTATAGCTGGTTAGGCGAGCGGTGGCCCGTTTGTTATAGTCGTTAACCAGGGTGACATCCTTTTGTATGCGCCCGGTTACCCCCGCCACCCCGGGTATGGTTTCAATTTGTCTGGTCACCTGCTGCGGGGCTTTGATTACATGAAAGTAATAGTCTGCAAAGTTATTGTCCCGGTAAAACTTTTCTTTAGATGCGTTTAAATTGTAATACGCAGTGGTCATGGCTATATAAACTGCTATACCCACCGTAACCACCGCCACCACTGCCAGGAACTGCCCCTTTGTTTTTCCGATGGTGCGCCATAACTTTTTATTCAGGGCACTCATTACCACTCAATCCTTTCCGGTGGCAGAGGAGTGACATTCTCCCTGATATCAGCTATGGCACCGTCCCGCATGCGCACCACCCGGTGGGCCATATCCCCGATAGGGGTATTATGGGTGACAATCACCACTGTGCTGCCCCGATCCCGGTTAATTTTAACCAGCAGGGCCAGGATAAGTTTCCCGGTCTGATAATCCAGGGCGCCGGTAGGCTCGTCACATAACAGCAGGCGAGGGTTTTTCACCGCCGCCCGGGCGATGGACACCCGCTGCTGCTCACCACCGCTCATTTGGGAGGGGAAATGGTCCATTCTATCGGCCAGTCCCACATCCTTGAGTACATCGAGCACATCCAGTGGCTCGTCCACCAAGTCAGCGGCCAGTTCCACATTTTCCCTGGCCGTCAGGTCAGGTATCAAGTTGTAAAACTGAAACACAAAACCGATTTCATTTCTTCTGTAATTAGTTAACCGCTTGTCACCGGCCAAGCTGAGATTTTCGTTCAAAAAAAGCATCTCCCCGGTGGTGGGAAGATCCATTCCGCCCATGATGTTCAGCAAAGTGCTTTTGCCCGAACCGCTGGGCCCCAAAATCACCAGTATTTCACCCTGATAAACATCCAGGGAAGTTTCCCTCAGGGCATTAACCGTTATTTCGCCCATATGGTATGTTTTGGTTACCCGGTCAAGCCTCATCAGTACATCCATGGTCATAACCCACGCCCTTAACGGTTTTTGGCTGTGCCATACGGCTGTCCAATAGATTGTTTTATCTCTAGTATTCGTAGTCTAATGAAGTTTACCTGCCAAATTATTTTACTTATCAACAAAATACAAGCTATGCAGGCGTGCACGATTAAAGAATATTCGAGGCTAGACCCTTGCTGTTGCAATATTGAAAAATAATCTTTAATATACAAGCATAACCAACATGCTATTTATAAGGAGGAAAAAGCATTGTATTTGGTAACTTTTCTGTTTGAGAGGCAAGAAAGTCTAGGGGTATTAACCAGCGATAGACAGCAAATCATACCCTTAGAAACCATTATTCAACAATCGACACCCGGTACCATGGTGGAGTTTATTGAAATGCTGTCACAAGATAGCGCCGGTAATAGCGACGCATATTTCGAGCAACTGCAAAAAGCAGCGGATGAAAAGAACGGCCTGTCATTGAACAGTGTAAAAGTTTTGGCGCCAATACCCCGCCCGCCGCGGGGCGTCATTTGTATGGGCAAGAATTATCAAGAACACGTCCAGGAAATAGCAGAGGCTACCAAACAAGCGGCGGATATACCCAAATACCCGGTTTATTTTCATAAAATAGTTGACCAGGCACCGGGCCACCAGGATAATATTCCCAATCACAACGCAATTACCAAAGCCCTTGATTATGAAGTGGAACTGGCCGTGGTTATCGGCAAAGAAGGTAAAAATATACCGGCTGAAAAAGCGGAGGAATACATATTTGGTTACACCATACTGAACGACATCACCGCCCGGGATTTGCAGAAACGGCATCAGCAGTGGTACAAGGGTAAAAGCCTGGACGGCACCTGCCCCATGGGACCTTATCTAGTCCACAAAAGCGCCATTGATTTCCCGCCTGCCTTAAACATACAGTGTTATGTAAACGGTGAATTACGGCAAAACGATAATACCCGCAATCTTATCTATGATATCCCCCACATTATCAGCGACTTTTCCCGAGGCCTAACGCTGAAACCGGGCGATATAATATCCACAGGCACTCCCTCGGGCGTGGGAATGGGGTTCAAACCTTTTAAATTTTTGAAAAGCGGGGATAAAATTGATTGTAATATTGAACAGATTGGCACACTAACAAATATTGTAGAATGATCTAGCATTTCATTTTAACCCAAAGGGGTGTTACACTTGGCGGTTAATATTAACGATGCGCTGAGAAATGAAATTGTCGATCTGCTGCGAGAGCTGATACCCGTAGCGGGTGTTACGGGGTTTGAGGATGCGATCAGGGAAAAAATTATAAATTTGCTGGAGCCCACCGGCCTGCAGATGAGCACTGATCATATGGGCAACCTTTACGGCACTGTGCCGGGCAAAAAAAGCGGCGGCACCAAACTTCCCAGGGTAATGATTTGCGCTCACATGGATGAAGTAGGTTATGTGGTCAGCAACATTGACGCCCAGGGGTTCATTTATCTTTATCCATTGGGCGGCATACCTGAATACTTAGGACCGGGTGAATGGGTGTCGCTGCATACCGGTTCAGGAGTCGTCCAGGGGAGTGTAGGCATGCACCCGCCTCACCTGCCGGTGACGGGACAGCGGGAGATTTTCGTGGACGTGGGAGCGCAAAACAAGGCTGAGGTACTGCAAATGGGGATTTCTACCGGCACGCCGGTAACCTTTACCCATAGTTTTTACCAACTCAACGAAAACCGGGTGATGGGCAGGTGTCTTGATGACCGGATGGGCTGCGCCGTTCTGATAGCCCTTTTAAACACGTTGTCTACTGACCCTGTTGAGGCCGAAGTCACCGGGGTGTTCTCCAGCACTGAAGAGCACGGCATGCCGCCAGGCAGCGGTCCATCCTACGTGCACGGGTCCCGCGGTGCTCTGGTTGCAGCCATGAAAATAAAACCGGACTTTGCCGTGGTGGTGGACAGCATGGTATGCAGCGATATACCCGGCATTCCCACCCACCTTCGCCAAATCAGCCTGGGTCAGGGTGTGGCGCTGCGCTTGGTGGACGATCTGGCTATTATGCGCCCGCCCATGCGCACCTTTTTAAAGGAAACGGCTAAATCAGCCGGTGTTACCATACAAGAAGGCATATCACGTTCTTATACCGACACGTCGGCAATCCAGCTTTTCGATATCCCGGTGGCAACCCTGGGTATACCTTTGCGCTATGCCCATGCTCCCGCCCAAATAGCCGACATTAATGATCTGGTGCAAACAACACAATTTATGAAGGTCATTGCGCAAAAAGCCGGGCAATATTTGTTTAATTTTAATAAAAAATAACTTACAGGTATAGTAAATGAATTTCAACAAATACTAGCAGATGAACTTGCTTAACCCTTAATCATTTCCAAACACCCAAAGGAGGCAGGCTAATTATGGCCAGAAGGCGCGGCAGCATTATGTCGGACAAGCTGAAGATGGAGTTAGCCGGAGAACTTGGGGTTGCCGATATTGTACGTGCAGAAGGCGGTTTCGGCAGTGTTTCGTCAAGGGACTGCGGTAATATGGTCCGCCTGGCTATACAAAGGGCAGAACAGTCAATGGTTTAGGGAAGCAGGTTCAGGGATGCGCTAAATAGCGCATCCTTTTTGTTTGCCGGGTGACAAATGGAGATGGTTCTTGCTTGCCACACTTGCTCTTTAGTTAATCAGCATAATCTGCTACAATATATAGTGTACCATTTTGACACATAATCTTACATGATGTGGGGTGGCGACATGAACAGGATCAATATGAATATTAGCAAATTTGTTGCACCGGAAATAATCTTCGGCCTGGATGCCATCGGCCAGGTGGGAGAAAGTGCGCTGCGCCTGGGCGCCAAAAAGATTTTTGTAGTTACAGACTACGGTGTAAAAAACCACAGCTGGGTGAATAAAGTTTTGCAATACCTGGATCAGGCGGGATTAGAATGCCAGGTATGGTATGACATAACCAGCAACCCCAAGGATACCGAAGTGGCCAGGGGGGCCGAGGAATACCTGGCCTCTGAATGCGATGCCATAGTAGCCGTGGGTGGCGGAAGTCCAATAGACGCGGCCAAGGCCATGGCCATCATTGCTACCAACGGCGGCCAAATCCAGGATTATGAGGGTATCAATAAAATCACCCGGCCGCTGCCACCCATGCTTATGGTACCTTCCACCGCAGGTTCAGGCTCTGAGGTATCCCAGTTCGCCATTATAGTAGACAAGCAGCGCAAGAAAAAAATAGCCATCATATCCAGATCCCTGGTGCCGGACATTGCCATTATCGACCCGCAACTACTGCAAACCAAGGATGCACAGCTTACTGCAGCCACCGGAGTAGATGCCCTGAGCCACGCCATTGAATCTTATGTTTCACTGGCTGCCAACCAGTTAACTGATGTCCGGGCCATAGAGGCCATAAGATTAATAGCCGAAAATCTGAGAGAATCAGTGGCCTGCCGGACCAATATGCAGGCTAAATCCGCCATGGCTATGGCCAGTTTGCAGGCCGGCCTGGCCTTTTCCAATGCCATATTAGGTGCTACCCATGCCATGACCCACCAGGTGGACGGCCTGCTTGATCTGCACCATGGGGAAACCAATGCTATTTTGCTGCCCCATGTCATGGAATTTAACTTAATATCCTGCGCAGATAAGTACCGACAAGTAGCTATAGCCATGGGCGAAAACGTAACCGGCCTCAACAAACAGGACGCGGCCCAAAGGGCCATTAGCGCTGTGCGTCGCCTGGCACGGGATATCGGTATCGACTACGGGCTTTCCGCCATGGGCTTCAGGGAGGAGTATATACCCGAGCTGAGTAAAAACGCCCTGCATGATGCCTGTATCATAACCAACCCCAGGGACGCCAATGCTGACGATTTAGCCCGCATTTTTTATAAGGCTTTGTAAGGAGGATTGAAGATGGAAAATCAGCATTTAATTAATGAAAAAAAGTATCTAATCGAACAACTCACCGGCATTCATTCCTCCAAAATAAATTATTACCTGGAAGTTAAAAAAAGAAATGAAGAAATTATCAAGCAAAATAACCGTTTAGAGATTATACATCAAATCATCAAGGATATTAATATAGATATGTCGCTGGGGGATATCATCGAGCGAGTATACCAGCGCCTGCCGTTAGTTATTCACTGCGACTTTTTGGGTTTAGCACTGATGCAGCACAGTGATTTATCTATGACAGCCATGATTCCCGACTGCGACTGCACTGGCCGCCCGGTACCATTTAAATCTTTACTCTGGCATACCGTGCGGGAGAGACAAAGCAAAGTATATTCCTTTTCCAAAGAGGAGCGCACAGCGCAGGACTGCCCGCCCATTAATCAGCTGAACCTAGTCTCCCTGGCTTTGGATCCACTGATTGTCAAAAGTAACGTAATTGGTGTGCTGATGATCGGCAGCCAAAGGGAAAACGCTTATACCGAGGATGAGGTCAAATTTACCCGGCAGCTGGCCGACCAACTGACTATTTGCATAGAAAACGCCCGTCTTTATGAACAGGTATTACACGGCAAAATGGAATGGGAAGAAACTTTTCGCTCTCTGACCGACCCAATTTTGTTAATTGACCAAAACTATAATATAATCCGCTGCAATAACCAACTGGAAGGATTACCGGGTCAAATAAACGGTGAACCGGAAAAAAGCAAATGTTATCGCTATGTATGGGGAAGAGATGAAAAGTGCGAATTTTGCCTGATGGATGAAGTTTATCAAAACCAGGCCCCTGCCTACCGCCGCATCCAATTGGAGTCGGGGAAAACATTTGATGTACATTATTATCCTGTATTTAAACCAAACCGTGAAATTTATTCGGTGATTCACCACACCAAAGACATTACTGAACAAATCAAAATGGAAGCGCAGCTGACACAGTCGGATAAACTGGCGGCTATCGGCGAAATGGCGGCCGGGGTGGCCCATGAGTTAAACAGTCCCATGACCGCAATTATCGGCAATTCCCAGATGATCATGCGGGATGGTGGTATTGACGAAAGCAATGCAGAACTTCTGCAAGATATCATTAACTGCGGACTGCGGTGTAAAAGAATCATTCAAAATTTACTCACCTTTTCCCGGCAGGACCAGCGGCCCATGGCCCGCACCAATCTGAACAAAGTGGTGGAAAGTGTACTTTCATTAGTTCAGTATCAAATTAACCGTAATAATGTGGCCATTAAGCTGAATCTTGATACAAATCTCCCGGACGTGCTGGCCAACGAACAACAGCTGGACCAGGTACTGGTCAATTTGCTGCTCAACGCCCGGGATGCACTGGAAAACAGTCCAAGGGACAAGCAAATCACCATCACCACCGAGCTCAGAAAAACCGATGCCGGCGAATATGTAACTGTCAAGGTAACAGATAACGGTGAGGGCATTCCAGCGGAGCATATTATGAAAATTTTTAACCCTTTTTTCACCAGCAAAGAGGCCAACCGGGGCACCGGGCTGGGTCTATCAGTCAGCCTGGGCATAGCCGAAGCCCACGGGGGCACCATCGAGGTGAACAGCACACCGGGACAAGGCAGCTGTTTTACTCTGTTTATCCCGGTAAACTGCTAGCATGCACAACACAACATACGAAAATATATAAGTATAGCTATTAAGTATCTTTCGCTGAATATGAATATGAATATGGGAGGTATATGCTTTGACCCCCGGTGAAAACATTCTGGTAATTGACGATGAGGTTGAGGTCGGTAGTTTTTTTCGCCGCCTGCTGCA from Desulfoscipio gibsoniae DSM 7213 encodes:
- a CDS encoding ABC transporter ATP-binding protein; this translates as MTMDVLMRLDRVTKTYHMGEITVNALRETSLDVYQGEILVILGPSGSGKSTLLNIMGGMDLPTTGEMLFLNENLSLAGDKRLTNYRRNEIGFVFQFYNLIPDLTARENVELAADLVDEPLDVLDVLKDVGLADRMDHFPSQMSGGEQQRVSIARAAVKNPRLLLCDEPTGALDYQTGKLILALLVKINRDRGSTVVIVTHNTPIGDMAHRVVRMRDGAIADIRENVTPLPPERIEW
- a CDS encoding fumarylacetoacetate hydrolase family protein; the encoded protein is MYLVTFLFERQESLGVLTSDRQQIIPLETIIQQSTPGTMVEFIEMLSQDSAGNSDAYFEQLQKAADEKNGLSLNSVKVLAPIPRPPRGVICMGKNYQEHVQEIAEATKQAADIPKYPVYFHKIVDQAPGHQDNIPNHNAITKALDYEVELAVVIGKEGKNIPAEKAEEYIFGYTILNDITARDLQKRHQQWYKGKSLDGTCPMGPYLVHKSAIDFPPALNIQCYVNGELRQNDNTRNLIYDIPHIISDFSRGLTLKPGDIISTGTPSGVGMGFKPFKFLKSGDKIDCNIEQIGTLTNIVE
- a CDS encoding M42 family metallopeptidase, producing MAVNINDALRNEIVDLLRELIPVAGVTGFEDAIREKIINLLEPTGLQMSTDHMGNLYGTVPGKKSGGTKLPRVMICAHMDEVGYVVSNIDAQGFIYLYPLGGIPEYLGPGEWVSLHTGSGVVQGSVGMHPPHLPVTGQREIFVDVGAQNKAEVLQMGISTGTPVTFTHSFYQLNENRVMGRCLDDRMGCAVLIALLNTLSTDPVEAEVTGVFSSTEEHGMPPGSGPSYVHGSRGALVAAMKIKPDFAVVVDSMVCSDIPGIPTHLRQISLGQGVALRLVDDLAIMRPPMRTFLKETAKSAGVTIQEGISRSYTDTSAIQLFDIPVATLGIPLRYAHAPAQIADINDLVQTTQFMKVIAQKAGQYLFNFNKK
- a CDS encoding small, acid-soluble spore protein, alpha/beta type, whose translation is MARRRGSIMSDKLKMELAGELGVADIVRAEGGFGSVSSRDCGNMVRLAIQRAEQSMV
- a CDS encoding iron-containing alcohol dehydrogenase translates to MNRINMNISKFVAPEIIFGLDAIGQVGESALRLGAKKIFVVTDYGVKNHSWVNKVLQYLDQAGLECQVWYDITSNPKDTEVARGAEEYLASECDAIVAVGGGSPIDAAKAMAIIATNGGQIQDYEGINKITRPLPPMLMVPSTAGSGSEVSQFAIIVDKQRKKKIAIISRSLVPDIAIIDPQLLQTKDAQLTAATGVDALSHAIESYVSLAANQLTDVRAIEAIRLIAENLRESVACRTNMQAKSAMAMASLQAGLAFSNAILGATHAMTHQVDGLLDLHHGETNAILLPHVMEFNLISCADKYRQVAIAMGENVTGLNKQDAAQRAISAVRRLARDIGIDYGLSAMGFREEYIPELSKNALHDACIITNPRDANADDLARIFYKAL
- a CDS encoding GAF domain-containing sensor histidine kinase, whose amino-acid sequence is MENQHLINEKKYLIEQLTGIHSSKINYYLEVKKRNEEIIKQNNRLEIIHQIIKDINIDMSLGDIIERVYQRLPLVIHCDFLGLALMQHSDLSMTAMIPDCDCTGRPVPFKSLLWHTVRERQSKVYSFSKEERTAQDCPPINQLNLVSLALDPLIVKSNVIGVLMIGSQRENAYTEDEVKFTRQLADQLTICIENARLYEQVLHGKMEWEETFRSLTDPILLIDQNYNIIRCNNQLEGLPGQINGEPEKSKCYRYVWGRDEKCEFCLMDEVYQNQAPAYRRIQLESGKTFDVHYYPVFKPNREIYSVIHHTKDITEQIKMEAQLTQSDKLAAIGEMAAGVAHELNSPMTAIIGNSQMIMRDGGIDESNAELLQDIINCGLRCKRIIQNLLTFSRQDQRPMARTNLNKVVESVLSLVQYQINRNNVAIKLNLDTNLPDVLANEQQLDQVLVNLLLNARDALENSPRDKQITITTELRKTDAGEYVTVKVTDNGEGIPAEHIMKIFNPFFTSKEANRGTGLGLSVSLGIAEAHGGTIEVNSTPGQGSCFTLFIPVNC